A portion of the Sabethes cyaneus chromosome 3, idSabCyanKW18_F2, whole genome shotgun sequence genome contains these proteins:
- the LOC128743061 gene encoding ubiquitin fusion degradation protein 1 homolog isoform X1, with protein MFQFNGFNMMFPDHSRPFNTTYKCYSVSMLPGNERQDVENGGKIIMPPSALDQLTRLNVEYPMLFKLTNSKINRSTHAGVLEFVADEGKIYIPYWMMHNLLLEEGDIVQIESVSIPVATYSKFQPQNVEFLDITNPKAVLENCLRNFACLTTGDLIAIKYNNCTYELSVLETKPGPAVTIIECDMNVEFAPPVGYTEPNKRSKEDEPMAVDPAELMPEPAGFVAFKGAGTRLDGKKKKDGGPCDASPAQRGNYVRGIPDYDHPFGLLRFDRTVRKVETPDSKTEEDNFKAFQGEGFSLKKSRK; from the exons ATG tttcagttcaacgGGTTCAATATGATGTTTCCGGACCATTCGCGTCCATTCAATACGACCTACAAGTGCTATTCGGTATCGATGCTACCCGGAAACGAACGCCAGGACGTGGAAAATGGAGGAAAAA TTATTATGCCCCCATCCGCCTTGGACCAGCTGACGAGACTGAATGTGGAATATCCGATGCTGTTCAAATTGACCAACAGCAAAATAAACCGCAGTACACACGCTGGTGTGTTGGAGTTTGTTGCTGACGAGGGAAAAATCTACATTCCTTATTGG ATGATGCATAATTTGCTGCTCGAGGAAGGCGATATTGTTCAGATCGAAAGCGTCAGCATCCCGGTAGCGACGTACAGCAAATTTCAACCGCAGAATGTGGAATTTCTGGACATCACAAACCCGAAGGCCGTTCTGGAAAACTGCCTGCGAAACTTTGCCTGTCTCACAACCGGGGATCTGATTGCGATCAAGTATAACAACTGCACGTACGAGCTGTCGGTTCTGGAAACAAAGCCCGGCCCAGCGGTAACGATCATCGAATGTGACATGAACGTTGAGTTCGCTCCGCCCGTGGGCTACACGGAGCCTAACAAACGTTCCAAGGAGGACGAACCGATGGCGGTGGATCCGGCCGAACTGATGCCGGAACCTGCCGGGTTCGTCGCGTTCAAAGGGGCCGGCACTCGGTTGGATGGCAAAAAGAAGAAAGACGGTGGCCCTTGCGATGCGTCTCCGGCACAGCGGGGCAACTATGTGCGCGGTATTCCGGACTACGATCACCCATTCGGGCTGCTACGGTTCGATCGAACCGTACGGAAGGTCGAAACGCCGGACAGCAAAACGGAGGAAGACAACTTTAAAGCCTTCCAGGGAGAAGGATTCAGTCTGAAAAAGAGCCGAAAATGA
- the LOC128743061 gene encoding ubiquitin fusion degradation protein 1 homolog isoform X2: MFNGFNMMFPDHSRPFNTTYKCYSVSMLPGNERQDVENGGKIIMPPSALDQLTRLNVEYPMLFKLTNSKINRSTHAGVLEFVADEGKIYIPYWMMHNLLLEEGDIVQIESVSIPVATYSKFQPQNVEFLDITNPKAVLENCLRNFACLTTGDLIAIKYNNCTYELSVLETKPGPAVTIIECDMNVEFAPPVGYTEPNKRSKEDEPMAVDPAELMPEPAGFVAFKGAGTRLDGKKKKDGGPCDASPAQRGNYVRGIPDYDHPFGLLRFDRTVRKVETPDSKTEEDNFKAFQGEGFSLKKSRK, encoded by the exons ATG ttcaacgGGTTCAATATGATGTTTCCGGACCATTCGCGTCCATTCAATACGACCTACAAGTGCTATTCGGTATCGATGCTACCCGGAAACGAACGCCAGGACGTGGAAAATGGAGGAAAAA TTATTATGCCCCCATCCGCCTTGGACCAGCTGACGAGACTGAATGTGGAATATCCGATGCTGTTCAAATTGACCAACAGCAAAATAAACCGCAGTACACACGCTGGTGTGTTGGAGTTTGTTGCTGACGAGGGAAAAATCTACATTCCTTATTGG ATGATGCATAATTTGCTGCTCGAGGAAGGCGATATTGTTCAGATCGAAAGCGTCAGCATCCCGGTAGCGACGTACAGCAAATTTCAACCGCAGAATGTGGAATTTCTGGACATCACAAACCCGAAGGCCGTTCTGGAAAACTGCCTGCGAAACTTTGCCTGTCTCACAACCGGGGATCTGATTGCGATCAAGTATAACAACTGCACGTACGAGCTGTCGGTTCTGGAAACAAAGCCCGGCCCAGCGGTAACGATCATCGAATGTGACATGAACGTTGAGTTCGCTCCGCCCGTGGGCTACACGGAGCCTAACAAACGTTCCAAGGAGGACGAACCGATGGCGGTGGATCCGGCCGAACTGATGCCGGAACCTGCCGGGTTCGTCGCGTTCAAAGGGGCCGGCACTCGGTTGGATGGCAAAAAGAAGAAAGACGGTGGCCCTTGCGATGCGTCTCCGGCACAGCGGGGCAACTATGTGCGCGGTATTCCGGACTACGATCACCCATTCGGGCTGCTACGGTTCGATCGAACCGTACGGAAGGTCGAAACGCCGGACAGCAAAACGGAGGAAGACAACTTTAAAGCCTTCCAGGGAGAAGGATTCAGTCTGAAAAAGAGCCGAAAATGA